One part of the Mycobacteriales bacterium genome encodes these proteins:
- a CDS encoding DHH family phosphoesterase has product MTGLLPPTEAEWDKAVAALTADRPDVVLACHVNPDADAVGSMLALAHVLRRRGARVLPSFSAPFELADSLAGLPGVDLLVAPESVPAAPALLVTLDTGSADRLGSLAPLVDTAAEVLVVDHHASNTRFGTLHLVDAAAAATAVLVEELVRRLDVALDADIAACLYAGLVTDTGSFRFASTTAETHELAARLLRTGIRHDLITRRLLDTHPAGWLGMVGAALARARLEPAAAGGLGLVWTETRLAELTAAGLGPDQAESVIDLVRTAAEAEVAMVCKQALAGGWTVSMRSKGAIDVSAAAVALGGGGHRFAAGFSSDADLDATVAAARAALDAAPQLPG; this is encoded by the coding sequence GTGACCGGGTTGCTGCCGCCGACCGAGGCGGAATGGGACAAGGCCGTCGCGGCACTGACCGCCGACCGGCCCGACGTCGTGCTGGCCTGCCATGTCAACCCGGACGCCGACGCGGTCGGCAGCATGCTCGCGCTGGCGCACGTGCTGCGCCGCCGCGGCGCCCGGGTGCTGCCGTCCTTCAGCGCCCCGTTCGAGCTGGCCGACTCGCTGGCCGGGCTACCCGGGGTGGACCTGCTGGTCGCGCCGGAGTCGGTGCCGGCGGCGCCGGCCCTGCTGGTCACGCTCGACACCGGCAGCGCCGACCGGCTCGGCTCGCTCGCCCCGCTGGTGGATACGGCGGCCGAGGTGCTGGTCGTCGACCACCACGCCTCCAACACCCGCTTCGGCACGCTGCACCTGGTCGACGCGGCCGCCGCGGCCACCGCGGTGCTGGTGGAGGAGCTGGTCCGGCGGCTGGACGTCGCCCTCGACGCCGACATCGCCGCCTGCCTGTACGCGGGACTGGTCACCGACACCGGCTCGTTCCGGTTCGCCTCGACCACCGCCGAGACGCACGAACTGGCGGCCCGGTTGCTGCGGACGGGCATCCGGCACGACCTCATCACCCGCCGGCTGCTGGACACCCACCCGGCCGGCTGGCTCGGCATGGTCGGCGCCGCGCTGGCCCGGGCCCGGCTGGAGCCGGCCGCCGCGGGCGGGCTCGGGCTGGTCTGGACCGAGACCCGGCTGGCCGAGCTGACCGCGGCCGGCCTCGGCCCGGACCAGGCCGAGAGCGTCATCGACCTGGTCCGCACCGCGGCCGAGGCCGAGGTCGCGATGGTCTGCAAGCAGGCCCTGGCCGGCGGCTGGACGGTCTCGATGCGGTCGAAGGGCGCCATCGACGTGAGCGCCGCGGCGGTCGCGCTCGGCGGCGGCGGGCACCGCTTCGCGGCCGGCTTCAGCTCCGACGCCGACCTGGACGCGACCGTGGCCGCGGCCCGCGCCGCCCTGGACGCGGCCCCCCAGCTGCCCGGATGA
- the truB gene encoding tRNA pseudouridine(55) synthase TruB, producing MSELPPGGLVVVDKPAGLTSHDVVARVRRIARTRRVGHAGTLDPMATGVLVLGVERATKLLGHLTLTDKSYAATIRLGQDTVTDDAEGEPTGGASAAGVTENEVATGLAALTGTIDQVPSAVSAIKIDGKRSYARVRAGEQVELAARTVTVSRLALAGWARPGADLLDLDVEVDCSSGTYVRALARDLGRALGTGGHLTALRRTRVGPFTLAEAVTLDELAQRPDPIGIPLDAAVAAAFPRRALTAEQAARVASGGRLDPYGVPGPYGAIDPDGRAVALLEDRDGAARSLVVLRPA from the coding sequence ATGAGCGAGCTGCCCCCGGGCGGGCTGGTCGTGGTGGACAAGCCGGCCGGCCTGACCTCGCACGACGTGGTGGCCCGGGTCCGCCGGATCGCGCGCACCCGGCGGGTCGGCCACGCCGGCACCCTCGACCCGATGGCCACCGGCGTACTGGTGCTCGGGGTCGAGCGGGCGACCAAGCTGCTCGGCCACCTCACGCTCACCGACAAGTCGTACGCGGCGACGATCCGGCTCGGGCAGGACACGGTCACCGACGACGCCGAGGGGGAACCGACCGGCGGCGCCTCCGCGGCCGGAGTGACCGAGAATGAGGTCGCGACGGGGTTGGCGGCGTTGACCGGCACGATCGATCAGGTCCCGTCCGCGGTGTCCGCGATCAAGATCGACGGCAAGCGGTCCTACGCCCGGGTCCGGGCCGGCGAGCAGGTCGAGCTGGCCGCCCGCACGGTCACCGTGTCCCGGCTGGCACTGGCCGGCTGGGCCCGCCCGGGCGCGGACCTGCTCGACCTGGACGTCGAGGTCGACTGCTCCTCGGGCACGTACGTGCGGGCGCTGGCCCGCGACCTCGGCCGGGCGCTGGGCACCGGCGGCCACCTGACCGCGCTGCGCCGGACCCGGGTCGGCCCGTTCACGCTGGCCGAGGCGGTCACCCTGGACGAACTGGCGCAGCGGCCGGACCCGATCGGGATCCCGCTCGACGCGGCCGTCGCCGCCGCCTTCCCGCGCCGCGCGCTGACCGCCGAGCAGGCCGCCCGGGTCGCGAGCGGCGGCCGGCTCGATCCGTACGGCGTGCCGGGGCCGTACGGGGCGATCGATCCGGACGGCCGCGCGGTCGCCCTGCTGGAGGACCGGGACGGGGCGGCCCGCTCACTGGTGGTCCTCCGTCCGGCCTGA
- the rpsO gene encoding 30S ribosomal protein S15, whose translation MALANDVKKQIMTDYATVEGDTGSPEVQVAMLSRRIADLTDHLRTHKHDHHSRRGLLLLVGQRRRLLKYLAATDITRYRGLIERLGLRR comes from the coding sequence GTGGCGCTTGCCAACGACGTGAAGAAGCAGATCATGACGGACTACGCGACCGTCGAGGGCGACACCGGCTCTCCCGAGGTCCAGGTGGCGATGCTGTCGCGCCGGATCGCGGACCTCACCGACCACCTGCGTACGCACAAGCACGACCACCACAGCCGCCGCGGGCTGCTGCTGCTGGTAGGCCAGCGTCGCCGGCTGCTGAAGTACCTCGCGGCGACCGACATCACGCGCTACCGCGGGCTGATCGAGCGA
- a CDS encoding bifunctional riboflavin kinase/FAD synthetase: MLRWRGLDSVPSGWGRSVVTIGVFDGLHRGHQELIQKALYRARDTLRPLVLVTFDPHPSEVVRPGTHSPVLTPVRRKAELVDWLGVDAYFVLPFTPELSRMPPDEFVHVVLVETLHAEAVVVGENFRFGHKAAGDLNLLRTLGSRFGFSTEGVGMLRDDDVTLSSTFVRSSIDAGEVGQAAKALGRPHRIDGIVVRGEGRGRQLGYPTANVHTEKHVAIPADGVYAGWAVLNKKRLPAAISVGTNPTFEGKMRTVEAYILDFDEDIYGVELGVEFVERLRGMEKFDSIDALIEQMAVDVDRTRDKLR, encoded by the coding sequence GTGCTGCGCTGGCGTGGCCTTGACAGCGTCCCCTCGGGATGGGGGCGGTCCGTGGTGACGATCGGCGTCTTCGACGGCCTGCACCGCGGCCACCAGGAGCTGATCCAGAAGGCGCTGTACCGCGCCCGGGACACCCTGCGCCCGCTCGTGCTGGTCACCTTCGACCCGCATCCGAGCGAGGTCGTCCGCCCCGGCACCCACTCGCCCGTGCTCACCCCGGTCCGCCGCAAGGCGGAGCTTGTCGACTGGCTGGGGGTCGACGCTTATTTCGTCTTGCCCTTCACGCCCGAGCTCAGCCGGATGCCTCCGGACGAGTTCGTGCACGTCGTGCTGGTAGAGACGCTGCACGCGGAGGCCGTCGTGGTCGGGGAGAACTTCCGCTTCGGTCACAAGGCCGCCGGCGATCTGAATCTCTTGCGTACTCTGGGCTCAAGGTTCGGGTTCTCGACCGAAGGGGTGGGGATGCTCCGCGACGACGACGTGACGCTGTCCTCCACGTTCGTCCGATCCAGCATCGACGCCGGTGAGGTCGGGCAGGCGGCGAAGGCGCTCGGGCGCCCGCACCGGATCGACGGCATCGTGGTGCGCGGCGAGGGCCGGGGCCGGCAGCTCGGCTACCCGACCGCGAACGTGCACACCGAGAAGCACGTGGCCATCCCCGCCGACGGGGTGTACGCGGGCTGGGCCGTGCTGAACAAGAAGCGGCTGCCGGCGGCGATCTCGGTCGGCACCAACCCGACGTTCGAGGGCAAGATGCGGACGGTCGAGGCCTACATCCTCGACTTCGACGAGGACATCTACGGCGTGGAGCTCGGGGTCGAGTTCGTCGAGCGGCTCCGCGGGATGGAGAAGTTCGACAGCATCGACGCGCTGATCGAGCAGATGGCCGTCGACGTCGACCGCACCCGCGACAAGCTGCGGTAA
- the rbfA gene encoding 30S ribosome-binding factor RbfA: MADQARARRLAVRIREIVASTLENQVKDPRLGMVTITDARLTPDLRDATLYYTVYGDDDARQSTAMALESARGVLRTEVGRQTGVKFTPTLAFVPDAVPEQSERINELLAVARDADAGLEKVREGATYAGDPDPYRHDPDEVDEDTSSGVDVAPPAGQSSDS, from the coding sequence GTGGCCGACCAGGCGCGGGCGCGGCGGCTCGCGGTACGCATCCGCGAGATCGTCGCCTCCACTCTGGAGAACCAGGTCAAGGACCCGCGGCTGGGCATGGTGACGATCACCGACGCCCGGCTGACCCCGGACCTGCGCGACGCGACGCTCTACTACACCGTGTACGGCGACGACGACGCCCGGCAGTCCACCGCGATGGCGCTGGAGAGCGCCCGCGGGGTCCTGCGGACCGAGGTCGGGCGGCAGACCGGGGTGAAGTTCACCCCGACGCTGGCGTTCGTCCCGGACGCGGTGCCGGAGCAGTCCGAGCGCATCAACGAGCTGCTCGCGGTCGCCCGCGACGCCGACGCCGGGCTGGAGAAGGTCCGGGAAGGGGCGACGTACGCCGGCGACCCGGACCCGTACCGGCACGACCCGGACGAGGTCGACGAGGACACCAGCAGTGGGGTGGACGTGGCCCCACCGGCCGGGCAGTCTTCCGACTCGTGA
- a CDS encoding DUF503 domain-containing protein — MFTGSLVADLLLGDVRSLKEKRSVVRPVVAELRRKYGVAAAEVGDADLHRRTQVGVAAVAADAAHVTELLDACERLIADRPDVQLLAVRRQLFRDTDDTDD, encoded by the coding sequence TTGTTCACCGGGTCACTGGTGGCCGACCTTCTCCTCGGCGACGTCAGGTCGCTGAAGGAGAAGCGCTCGGTGGTACGGCCGGTCGTGGCGGAGCTGCGCCGGAAGTACGGGGTGGCCGCGGCCGAAGTGGGCGACGCCGACCTGCATCGCAGGACGCAGGTCGGCGTCGCCGCCGTGGCCGCGGACGCCGCGCACGTGACCGAGCTGCTCGACGCGTGCGAGCGGCTGATCGCGGACAGACCCGATGTGCAGCTGCTGGCCGTACGGCGGCAGCTGTTCCGGGACACGGACGACACGGACGACTAG